The proteins below come from a single Mauremys reevesii isolate NIE-2019 linkage group 6, ASM1616193v1, whole genome shotgun sequence genomic window:
- the LYRM7 gene encoding complex III assembly factor LYRM7 translates to MGSRAEVLKLFRALHRTRQQVFKNDARALEAARLKINEEFRNHQDETSSERIAELMKIGSDVEFLLRTSVIQGLHTGSDSLMLIPRKDLLLDNVPYCDSPTRKL, encoded by the exons GTTTTGAAGCTTTTTAGAGCATTGCACAGAACACGGcaacaggtttttaaaaatgatgcCAGAGCTCTAGAAG CTGCAAGACTAAAGATAAATGAAGAATTCAGAAACCATCAAGATGAGACCTCTTCTGAGAGAATAGCAGAG CTTATGAAAATAGGTTCAGATGTTGAATTTCTACTCAGAACATCTGTTATACAGGGACTTCACACAGGTTCTGACAGTCTGA tgctTATACCCAGGAAAGATCTGCTACTAGACAACGTTCCTTACTGTGATAGTCCAACACGAAAGCTTTGA